Genomic DNA from Prunus persica cultivar Lovell chromosome G1, Prunus_persica_NCBIv2, whole genome shotgun sequence:
ACCACTATAGAAGCATTGAGGCTAAACTTATAAAGAGAATCAAATAGGGCCTTGGTACTTTAAATGAACACCATAAGTTGAGGCTAAGCATGGGGGAATTTAAGATGAGGAAATGACAGGGTTAAGCTTTTGCTAGAGCTGGCTAGGGCCACCACATCAAAGCCTCTGTAAATATAACAGCCTAGAAAAGGAAGACATAGGCATAATAACAAAGCAAGCATGCACTTGGTGACTTGGGCCAGCATTGGGATAAAGCAAGCAGACATACATGATTGATGTGAACATTGATAAAGGAGAAGTAAATAAACATGTATCATTGGATTTAATcattatttcattagaatAAGGCTAATGCTTGATTAACTAATTGTTAAGACGCTTAATAAAGATTAGCTTTTCTGAATTAAAGAAAGGGTTATGAAAGTTAGCTGAGTAACTTTCATGGTTATGGGGTCACCTTACTTGATTTTTGTTCATCTGCATTCATGGACTTCTGAAGATTTGGTTAAAGGTGTGCTCATTAGGCTCATGTGACAACCAAACACTTAATCATGCTTAGATGCTTATTGGAGTTTCTTTAATGGTGGATTATACCTCCGAAATATGAGTCCAGGGGCAATGCATGATTTCTTGATTAGTTTAATTTAATGGCAGATCTACATGGGGAAGAAAGTTTTATGATTAGCCGATAGCAGTTCGATATATTGTGTTTCCATGGAGGCAGGCTACtagaaatcaagaaaaattgtaaagcatttataaaaacatcaGAAGGGTAGCAAAACATGAAACATCACAAGATTACTATTTCTTTATCACTACGGCttcctttattttcataaatactagcctctctgcacgcgcttccgtgcttgcgagaggttttttaaaaaaaataagtaaatttattttaggattaaaaaagataatgggtagttgtgttctataaaaataggatcaattatctgctttttctttttcttttaatttttttaaatatgaaaaagtgtgaatttaccatattatcctcatttaattaataatttgaattcttaatgtttgcattaaccaagggcattttctggtattttgaatgtttcaccattctctggcttttgctttatatatatagataaactaAAGTTTGAATATGTTTCGAGAAAATCGTTGTTGGCGTTTTCTAACTCTAACCACTAAACACAAATCCTTTTGCAGGTTCACCTATGGAAATCTTGCTACGACTTCTCCTTCCTATAAATAATAAGGTTCGGTGGACTTCTCTCGATGTCCCAGGCAGCGAACCACCCACGTTGCTGCAATCCGAAACAATTCATCGGATCATTCAATCGGTAGGAGCAATGGACGGTGTGTACAAAGGCAGGGGCGGCCTTGGGGTGGTGCAAGTGGCGCCACCGCACAGGGCCCCCGATTCTTAAGggtcctcaaaaaaaaaatatttatattatatatatattaatattatatgaatcgtatatatagtatagcgtCTGGATATTTGCACAACAACGTGTTCAGGGGAGTTGGATGGAGTGCATCTCTCTTTGGCAAAAGGGCCCGAGTTCGATGCTCCTTGATGTCGTTCTACTGGCTAGCCTTTTGtgatattatttttgcattcaaactttacataattataaaaattttgttatttgataGCCCTTTGAAAGCTTAACTTAACCACACCAATCACTTCTGCTTTAAACTCCCCATCTTTCCATATCTGCGTTACATTACCAGTCCACTTAGAAAAGTTTCGCACTGTTAACCAATACAATTAGAAAAGACTTGCTGCACAATCCATAAATCTCACCTGAATTGTTGGCATTTCTGAGAAAACAGGaagataaaaaattattaataaaacacCACGAAAAAAGCttcatggcttcttctttctcttaaacTCTGATTTTCTGGTAAGTAATCATCATTGTtcatcaatttctctttggttcttttttcaatcatttgacaatttttgttattctttcaatttcaggaatttgaacatcaaaaagagaaaaccctaattcctGAATTCATAGACCACTCAAAATCGAATAGTCATATTCAAATCTTAATTCAAATTCAGGTATGTATCTAAATTTCAATCTATTCTATATATTACAtgacttattttattaaattattatcatgTTGATGATTGGTTGTATGAGAATATAGTTTGTAGAAATATTTATCTATTTCTTGTTGGGGTTTTCTTTCAAGTTATAGGGTTTTGGAATTTGTCTTTGTAATCTAAACATGCCACCTACTAGAAAATACGTTTCTGGATATACAAAACggcttagaaaaagaaaaatcgagGAATTGACTCAATCTCAAAGAGGAGCTCTTGATAGATTCATTGTTAGAGAATCACATGCTacaattgatgaaaatatttaaattgttatgaatttgatttctgattgtcattgcatatttattgatggtgaattttaattataaaaaaaaattatttatgacATTAAGTTATGGGAAATTTTTATAGTATTTTCGTATTAGATTATGCGAGACCCCAATTTAAGTTTCGCACAgggccctcaaaatctcagAGACGGCCCTGTACAAAGGGTAGAGACATAGTCAACACGAGCTGATGGCTCACACTTACCAGGAATTCCTTCTTGAAGACCAACAATTACAATGATCTATCCCCAACAcgatgaaatttcaaagattaTCCAAGCTTGTCGACCAATACTATAAACTCATTGAATACATCAATATAGCACATGTGCAGCCCAGAACATCTAAGGGCATCACATACTTCTTGTTGCCTCACtgtttgaagaaaatgaaaactaaaaatggCCTGAAAGTTTAGTATGTTGATCCAAACCGAACATTAGTATACTGACTCGAATCAATGTGAATCCAAAGCATCAGTTAACGGAAGATACTTTCACCTATCAATATTTCGATACAATTAACAGGTTGAACTCTCTCCCAAACCAAACAAAGCCGTACCTATACCTAGATGCCATTCTAGTGAAACACATGCTCTTTTTAGCGTCATTGTTTATCATTTATCCATTTTTTGTACCACAGTCGCCCCATGAGCTTAGACCTTGGGTCTAAAATGGGGATGCAACTATATGACAAGCCAGCGTTAAGgctcaaataaaaaagagaaaaaaaagaaagggaaatagTCAATTGTGCAGTGTACATGAGCTTGCTATCATCATGTCGAAGAATATAAGGCAATGTTTGGCtggttggattggattggatataTTCAATTAAAATGAACATGGGTCCAGTCTCTTGTTTGATGGGCTTAATTGTATCACAGACTGGATATTGGACCTGAGATCCAAGTCACAAATAACTACAGCTCTGGAACCCAACCCCAAACGTGGGTTTAGAACGAACGCGAGCTCCTCGTCATCTCCCTCAGCGTCCTTCGCATCGTATGTTCTATAGTTTTGgttccccctctctctctcccccctctTTTCTCCTATCCTCTCAAAATCTATGATTCTGCCAAATCCAATCTCGCAATCTCTTGGTATTTGCCTTTCTCATCCTAttctcttttattatttttgttattttgcaTTATTTGTGTGATCTGGGGTTTTCGTGTTGATCTCGAATTGATGTTTGTTGTGCGAATagggtttggttttgaaaatttggtgTCGTTTTGGTCTTGTTTAGGCTCACGATTTGGGgttgatttgtttgttttctgggTATTCATGTTGTGGTTGTGTGCCATGGCgtcaaaagaaattttttttgtgcgtatattttttttttttctaaaatgttctgattttcttgtcgtgaatctttcaaatttcatagcTTCATACAAtcgagtttttcttttgttttaatttaacttttttttttccctcctgttttccaaaattttcaaaattattatgttATTCAGTCCAATCCAAAGTAGGTATAGCACCAAACAACAAACTCGAAGTCTGATCCaatctcaaatacaaatttcaaTCCAGTCTTgtctaggggtgggcacggtttaGGTTGGACCTATTTTTCCTCCAATTAGAACtgatccggtactattcatttgatttggtttggtttggttttaataaaaaaaaactcaaaaactgTCTGGTTCGAGTTGAATCGATTTCGATTCGGTTCcagttcggttcggttttgaaacggattataaaaattatttttttaatacaattttcaactgaaatattattatttttacttgaaaattaacaaattcttcaatttcatataaaaataaatattaaagttagaaaagagagaggttttgaattgaacttggataaatattagtttttttttttgtgaaattaaaaatatagcattaaatataaatatatattgaaattatatattttttaatttgacccGTTCGGTTCGACCCGattcagtttttaaaaatatagaaCCGGATCCAAAATCTGTCCAAATCGATTTTAATGACAAATCAGATAGTTTTAATGAATTCCGTTTGTTAATGACAAATTTACATCTTTGTTGTGGCCTTGCATCCTACTTATGTATGAATCTAATACATGAAAGATGAATCCCAATTTAATGTGTTGGTCATCCTAATTACCAAATagcaattaaatgatatttttcttccaaatattaaaaaagaaaaaagcaagaaTCCATCGTGTTCCATATATCATGAAACACCAAACACAttcccttaaaaaaaaaaaaaccaccaaaCACATGAAGCCAATAAATCCGGTGAAATTAAGTCATCATTCAATATATGTTGTTAAATTGACGTTTTTAAGCAGCCCAAAAGATGAGATATTAAATCTGAAAAATAGCATTTACGAGTCCAGTCCAAATATATAAGTTCAGGATCAGTAGTCTGTCAATAAGAAAAAGGACAAATTGCACAATGGCACCTAGGCTTTTCCACTTTTGTGGATTTACCACCTAGATTAAAGAAGGGAACTGATTTTCctactcttcttttttctactTACATTCCCTTCGTCGGAAATTATATGTTCTTACTCATCTTTTGTTCACTTACACACCCTTGTATGTTATAGTAAAAagcatttaaaaacaaaaacaaaaaggagtgtaagttgaaaaaataaaagtaggAAAATCAGCACCCTTAAAAACAGATACAATCAACCATCCATACTTATAAACGTTTAACAATGCACCACCTCTGCCCACTTTGCatccaaaatatttaaaaaagaattaaattttttatttaaaaaaaactgatgGCTATTTCTCCAGTAGATCCACCATGTATATCCACCTATCTTTCCCTCTAGCCGCTAGCCCACCCCTTTCAAACGGCTGCAACCAACTAACCACCCAACCTCCCCATCTCCACCTCGAGGTGTCCCTAAGCCCTGGAGCCCTGATCCACCATGATAGCCTCCTTCccctctcatctctctctatGAGGctagttgagagagagagagagagagagagagagagagagagagagagagagagagagaggccccTATGTTTAGGGAGGAGGAAGTAAAAATATTTGTGAAACTAGTTAAAATAtaccttttttatatataaagaaattcTAGGATTACATTCATCATTCAGCTAAAAAAGTCACTAGCTACTAGCCACTAGCCACAAAGGGTCATTATAATAACTGAGCTgtctaacatcaaaattaagacaatctggTGCGCTTTCACTAACAATCACATAGAATCGAAGAAACTTTAacataggcatcccaactaagattgcaaactcataataatcaaaaagatataaagcttgaaaaaatcaagccaaaacaatataaaactctcacaaaggagagatgaaaagctctcacaaagaagagatgaaaagctctcacaaagaagagatgaaaagctccCACAAATGAGaggtgaaaagctctcacaaaagaAGAGGTGAAAAATTCTCACAAAaagagaggtgaaaactacacagagacTTTGGGTTCTCTATGACTTATTCCGAACATAAAGAACAGCAAAAAGAATGGTGGTAGAGATCCGACGTTGAAACACAGGTGGAGATCCAACGCCAAAACGCAGCCACTTGCGATGGTTTgaagaaaatcataacaaaacgaaaacaaaTAGGGAAAACCTTTTGTCTCTAAAAACGAGGGAAAAATggaggaagagaaaaagggaGAGGGGAGGAAGAATAGTGGCTTCCTCCCTCCTTAAAGTGAAAACAACTCTAGAATGGTTTTTTTGGGAGAGAAGGGCTAGGAAAATAGACCCTTTTTTCAAAACCTCTATTTAGTAATTGACCTTGCAAATTCTATTATGATATAGAATTTTGGTCACATACTATTATCCCTTCATATAAATGTACCAGTGTTGTCCCTATagtgtctttttttttccattactGAATAGAAGTTTTGAAAAGAGCCTATTTTAACATAAAACCGAAAATAATTTAGGGCGCATGAATTGACCAAAAGGACCTTAAAAGGTTGCCTCGAGCATTTCCCGTGATCTTATTTGATAGCATTTTGGATGGAAAATGGACAGAGGTGGTACATTGTCAAAACGTTCATAAATGTAGGTGgtaaattttaatgttttttttattctatgTGGTAAATACACAAAAGTAGAAAAGTCCAGATGCtatttttgggattttccCTTTTCAATATATAGCAGATTAATAACAGAAGATTAAAGTTGAAGACACTTCTGGCCCAACGTTTGAGGCCTTAGGTTATAAGGCTGTGTGGTATTTGTATACTTGGGCTGTGAAGCATTACCATACACGTAGTGACCACTCTATGACACTCAACAGATAAAACCCAAACCTCCACTTTGCAAAAAGGCaagatgttttgttgtttgggttttgttttttaaaagctACTTTCCACAATGGTTAGTATGGATGTGACAAAGTCACGAGAAATTATCGGATGACTATAATACCACGTGGCATGTTTTAAAATGGTACATATATTAAGTTTATATTAcattattatatatgttgaCTTTGGTGTTACGTTCATACAGAAAAATTACTCATCCCCGTTTTCCTCCTTTCTCAAAATCATCTTGTTACATTAGAAGATGGGATGGGTTTTGATGTGAAAGCGGCGGCCTATACAACTGAACTTTTGGTCGAATGTATATGGTGTGCATAATGAGTTGTGGTTGGATATGGCAAGTTGTGTATGTGCACACGCATGTTAGGTCATGGAGTAGAGAATTTTAGCATAAAGTTCTTGTTGGTGCAGCATATAAGTCCAGGTGATGGATCCCTCAAATCAGGGACGGATCTTTGAAGAGGGTAACCTGGCTATAGCTCAGGTGACTTGTATGTTTTTAAGCCTAGACTACTATATGGCACCCAAGTATAGCCTTTCCACACTTTACGCATCCCcttcttccttttattttttttgagagaATAACCAACCCTTTCCTGTAcgtacagaaaaaaaaaaaaaaaagcagaagtAGAATTGGGAGTGTATATTCTCTTAGGACTACGTCAACTAAAAGTAAAGGAATATCCATcttgttttcaaataaaacGTCGATTTAATGgtactcttttttgttttactaGTTTCTATTTATATGTACTCCTCACTagggtattttattttattaatgaaatttatttgTACCGTCAAGTTTTGTATCTTCTTAACATGTTTGTAaggtaaatttagcccacCCCATTTTCAAATCATGAATCCGTGCCTGCCTAATATGTTTATATAGTTGAGAGATATATATCTCTGAAAATGACTTGGTGCATGTTGATATCTTGAGGAACAGCCTTTTGATGGCCGCCCTCCCAATTATGATTAATTGGTTGAGCTGCTAGCTGTTTGTGAACATGGCAGTATGGAGGATATATATATCGATCATTGTGTTGTCTATATCAACACCATATCATAAATCAAGTTGCGCCTAACAGGCCTTTTGCATCATGATTTCAAAATAATGATGCAAATAGATATATTACTAACGTCAGTGTAGACTGGGAAATTGGGTAAAGATGATGAGATGCATGCATGCTTAGCTCCTATAACTGTTTGTGTTTGAGTGTAGACAACAGATTATAGATACATCTAATCATGGAAGCATTATTTCTGATACGATAATCATGGAAGCATTGGCTGCCCATGACTacctttttttcaaaacttttttttcttaaaatagCGATACTGAGGGAGGTGAATTCGAACATAAGACTTCGGATCGGATGCATGGATAACtcctcttaaccacttgagcttcACGCTCCCAGCGACCaccttttcaaaatgaacaaCAATGCCACACCAtaccaatttataaaaaaattttcttatataaatttatctatatgaaatttgaaaattaaattcttttgACTTGTAGCTCGTTTGcggtagctagctagctagctcttGTTGTTGTCATAATCTGGGCAGGAAGTGCATGCGCACGAGTGTGGAGTTATGGCCTTTCATTGTTATAATCTGTAAGGCAACATCAACTTTTTCTGTATCACATCCCTCAATAATACGAAAAACTCTGTCAGTTTCCTAGCCAAAAATAAGCAGAGAAGAATTGCACAGCCTGTATAAGCGATGCTCAAATTGGTATTACATTGAATTGCATCCCACAAGCACCTACTATTCCCCAACTCcaatattctctctctcattttttctttttctgaggAAACTTTCTGTGTCATTGTTATTATAATACAATGTAAGCATATATGACTTTCTGATTATTCCCGTCATTCTAGTATTAAATTGCTAATTGGGTATTTCTCCTTGAGTATGGGAATTTTCCTGTTCAATACTGAACAGAATTACTGCCAGCACTTGAACAGTtctatataaattatataaaaaatttgctCTTATGCAGACATAAGTATCGGGATTTAGTTCAAATGTGGCTGCTGGTTGCACTGATACCGACCTATTATTTTGTAGGTTTCCGGGAGCAAGCTGCTTTTCGACATGGTTGATTACTTTAGGGTGTAAAACTTTCTTACGCTCAAAATTAGAGACTCAAAACCTAAAATCTAAGCACAAATTACATTGCCGGACGACCGGTCTGTGGTGCCGGTCGATTCAGCGTTTGCATCAAAATGGAACATTTAGTATGGTTAAGAGAAGGCCCTAATATAAGAGTGTGTctatatattaatatgcattACATTATATGTTACATATAATTACATGTATATCATTagcaaaaaaaaggaacacatATAGAGTTGATATAAGCACAAACATTTATGTAGATGGATCGAGATAGCAAGtgaaaaagtgaaatttgaTTTACTGATATGCATTGTTCTTCTGTACAATATTGCTCCCTCCTTTTTAACTTCATCTCTACTTACAATAATATCTTAGTAGCTAGCTATAGTACTCTCTTgcaaaaaggaacaaaaagaaaaagaagatcgATCGAGTAATTAATTTACTACCCAttgattatatttttatttaccaTTTATAAACTCAGTGGTGGTAGCAAGACACCGCATTACATCAACCTGAGCTCGCAGAGACACAATATAATCTAGGGTTTCTGCAATCAAACACATCTCATCCTCCATGAATTCTCCTCCAGGAACAAGACTCTTGAGCACTCGTGTTTTCTTCCAAACCAATCTCTTCGCAATCGAACGGGTTTTCGCCACGTCGCGCTTCCTCATCAGCACTCTACGGCTTCTGCTACTGCATACCCTCCGGCTCTTTTTCAAGATCTTCTTGTGCATCACCATCGACACTGATCTTGAGGGTTTGTGAGGACCCAGTATACGCTCAACGACGACTCTGTTGCTTTGCGTGGAGTTGGCTATGACGGCGCGGCTCCAACAAGTTGTGCCGTTTCTTGTTGAAGCCATGGCTATGTCTGCGGACATCTTTATGGCCTTCTTTCTCTCCATGAtggtcatcttcttctccgaAGAGCTGTTGCATACTTGGAGACCTTTTATCCATTTCTTGAGAAATTCTTGCTTGAGAGAGGTAGAATTGCGCATTctgcaaaaataattaaatgtaaaaatcaaatcaacaagTAGGTTTTTTAAGTGGTGGAACTTTATAACTATATTCATGTtcttaaccaaaaaaagaaaaaagaaaaaaagttaacTGTAGTCAtgtatacttatatatattgaatatGAATAATTCAATATTAGCCACATATATAAACCAAATacaatataactaaaagagcatatcaaaaggaaaatggtaAAGATAATCTGGCCTGAAAATCCAACACTACTGAGGAGattgttcagaaaataaactaattaatctAGCTAGCTAGGAGATGGaattatttgatttatatataataataataataataaagcatATATACAAGGTAGAAACATAAGTACCTCGGTTACAATAAGGTTTCTCTCTTCTGCTGGATAGGAGAGAAAATCATGAGAAGTATAAACGACAGAAAAGTTTTGCAGGGTGTTCTAGTTCCTCTACAGATCCAAGAAAgtatgagagagagggagagggagatgaagagagagaggaatgagaaggagaagaaagcgCAGAAACCCAATTTATGTGCTGAAAGGACAGGAGCTATGGGCCTTAGAGAGAGACACAGCACATGGAAGCACATGGTGGAACCCACCACTTAAAACCTAgagaatataaaagaaaaatgcaattcaatttttttttagtataagtGATAGTCTATACTACAAGAGAGAAGGTTTTTTACATACACAACTAAAATGTCATGGTAATTCGAACATGAGATCTCTTGAGTTGCAGATTAAGAGCCTTTTTTACTTCGCTAGATCCTGTTGACAATGCAATTTAGATTTATAATATAGAATAAAGcctttttcgtttttctttttttggaggCGGGGGGGCGCGGCGTGGTGTTGGGTTCATGAGAATAAGGGTTTAGTGCAATACAAACCTAACATTTGTAACCTGTTGTGAATGCAGACAAAAAACTCATTAAATGGTACGTCAtgaataccaaaaaaataaaatacaaaaaaaatcaagatttTGTaacacaaaaagaataaaattaaagggGTCAAACGTGCTATTGATAAAATTATTGGATggttcactttttttttttttttttgtaatagtAAAGAAAAGTCTAAAAGGAGAGGAGGCTACCGATTTCATGGTCAAGGTACTAAGACCTCTTTGAGGATGGTCAAGGCATACTAAGATCTCTTTGAGAATGACTCAAATCTAGACCTTACTAGCGAAGAGAACGTT
This window encodes:
- the LOC18793468 gene encoding transcription factor bHLH148; its protein translation is MRNSTSLKQEFLKKWIKGLQVCNSSSEKKMTIMERKKAIKMSADIAMASTRNGTTCWSRAVIANSTQSNRVVVERILGPHKPSRSVSMVMHKKILKKSRRVCSSRSRRVLMRKRDVAKTRSIAKRLVWKKTRVLKSLVPGGEFMEDEMCLIAETLDYIVSLRAQVDVMRCLATTTEFINGK